The following proteins come from a genomic window of Terribacillus aidingensis:
- a CDS encoding helix-turn-helix transcriptional regulator — MSIQIFILSKLMEDNNYPYKLKKQLSEPIPLDQLGGLTESKLYYHFDALAKQGLIEAVEIIKEEHRPDKQVFQITEKGREELPKKIYKVIKNADKISDMVVCLANIKYVDRDKVVSILEDKLERITDRWEQIKTFDKLVQKDEEKEKFIDFMSGYVTTRMEHTIHWLEELIKRVKQGDF, encoded by the coding sequence AACTGATGGAGGATAATAACTATCCTTACAAACTTAAAAAACAACTATCCGAGCCTATCCCATTAGATCAACTTGGCGGGCTGACTGAAAGCAAGCTTTACTATCATTTCGATGCCTTAGCTAAGCAAGGATTAATTGAAGCAGTGGAAATCATAAAAGAAGAACATCGCCCCGATAAGCAAGTATTTCAAATTACAGAAAAGGGTCGCGAAGAGCTGCCGAAAAAGATCTATAAAGTCATAAAAAATGCAGATAAGATAAGTGACATGGTCGTTTGCTTGGCTAATATCAAATATGTCGATCGTGATAAAGTAGTCAGTATTCTAGAAGATAAACTAGAAAGAATTACAGATCGTTGGGAACAAATAAAAACATTCGATAAGCTTGTCCAAAAAGATGAAGAAAAAGAGAAATTCATTGATTTTATGAGTGGCTATGTAACAACAAGAATGGAACATACCATTCATTGGTTGGAAGAGTTAATCAAGCGAGTTAAACAAGGGGATTTTTAA
- a CDS encoding DinB family protein — protein sequence MFFIYTYRNDVRKVLIPYLQGLSPQQWDADAYHNTISWVIEHMAQTEDYWVFQIGLGEESRLSGSDRNPLKQYLQIRKETDQVLQSLQVKDWDRLVDVPDFSDGWKPPSEPTMRWLFHHVYSHEAYHAGQIGVIARLNGFNGPLF from the coding sequence TTGTTTTTCATATATACATATCGAAATGATGTCAGAAAGGTTCTTATTCCTTATTTGCAGGGACTCTCTCCGCAGCAATGGGATGCTGATGCCTACCATAATACTATTTCCTGGGTAATCGAACATATGGCTCAAACGGAGGATTACTGGGTATTTCAGATTGGGCTGGGTGAAGAAAGCAGATTATCGGGAAGTGATCGGAATCCGTTAAAACAGTATCTCCAAATCAGGAAAGAGACTGATCAAGTTCTGCAATCTTTACAAGTAAAAGACTGGGACAGGCTGGTAGATGTTCCTGACTTCTCAGATGGATGGAAACCTCCCTCTGAACCGACAATGCGCTGGCTGTTCCATCATGTCTATTCTCATGAAGCATATCATGCTGGTCAGATTGGCGTTATAGCAAGGTTGAATGGTTTTAATGGACCTCTGTTCTGA
- a CDS encoding VOC family protein: MFHTELFVRELPASMIFYRCLFGKGCADYDEKRAVFKGEDGGSLLLTDESVLNDDHYFSAMAESRKGKGVELILPVNDVEMVFNKIHRLYPRHIESELAARPWGKLDFRIVDPDGYYLRVTS, from the coding sequence ATGTTTCATACAGAACTATTCGTACGTGAGCTACCTGCATCCATGATTTTCTATCGGTGTCTATTCGGCAAAGGCTGTGCCGATTATGATGAGAAAAGAGCAGTCTTTAAGGGTGAGGATGGCGGGTCACTTTTGCTCACTGATGAATCCGTACTGAATGATGATCACTATTTTTCTGCTATGGCTGAATCGAGGAAAGGAAAAGGCGTTGAACTAATTCTCCCTGTAAATGACGTGGAAATGGTATTTAACAAAATCCATCGTTTATATCCTCGACATATTGAATCTGAACTTGCCGCTCGGCCATGGGGAAAACTTGATTTTCGTATTGTTGATCCGGATGGATATTATTTGCGCGTGACATCGTAG
- a CDS encoding GNAT family protein has product MPLCKAEPNRHAILGVENDRLVVYFALHEQEGVQPYSDNPRAILLRTLSTEYHELGKGYGKAALQQLPEFVQYQFPHINEIVLAVNVANEFARKLYEKYGYKDTGRRVIGSKGMLIVMSYPLEVRV; this is encoded by the coding sequence ATCCCCTTATGCAAGGCGGAACCGAATCGTCACGCTATCTTAGGGGTAGAGAATGATCGTCTTGTAGTTTATTTCGCTTTACATGAACAGGAAGGCGTACAGCCATATTCCGATAATCCCAGAGCAATACTGCTGCGTACTTTATCCACTGAATATCATGAACTCGGAAAAGGGTACGGAAAAGCTGCGCTGCAGCAGCTTCCGGAATTTGTGCAATATCAATTTCCGCATATAAATGAAATTGTGCTTGCGGTGAATGTAGCGAATGAGTTTGCTCGTAAGCTTTACGAGAAGTATGGATACAAGGATACGGGACGCCGGGTTATCGGTTCGAAAGGGATGCTTATAGTGATGAGTTATCCATTAGAGGTTCGTGTATAA
- a CDS encoding SDR family oxidoreductase, translating to MKLLVTGATGNLGSKIVKKLLETVPAGDIAVSVRNPEKAEDLRAQGLEVRQGDFDQPTSLDKAFAGVDRLLLISADGDNDTRIRQHAQAVEAAVKAKVKFIAYTSLVNAQDSELFLAPTHKATEQAIMDTGIPYAFLRNNWYFENEASSIQGVLAGAPWVTSAGDGKVGWALQQDYADAAAAVLAGEGHENKIYELSGPLLSQAEIAKEVGKVLGKEVQVQQVDDQAYAEIMKEAGVPEFLLPMLVDIQKGIREGALEVASDDFEKLLGRQVTPLRKGIEQIKEQA from the coding sequence ATGAAACTCTTAGTAACAGGCGCTACTGGTAATCTAGGAAGTAAAATTGTGAAGAAATTACTGGAAACTGTTCCTGCTGGAGATATAGCAGTAAGTGTTCGTAATCCAGAAAAGGCCGAAGATTTGCGTGCACAAGGATTAGAGGTGCGACAAGGTGATTTTGATCAGCCAACTTCTTTGGATAAAGCATTTGCTGGGGTTGACCGTCTATTGCTTATCTCTGCAGATGGAGACAATGACACACGCATTCGACAACACGCACAGGCAGTAGAAGCTGCGGTTAAAGCAAAAGTGAAATTCATTGCTTACACAAGTCTTGTCAATGCACAGGACAGTGAGCTATTCCTGGCTCCGACGCATAAAGCTACAGAGCAAGCGATCATGGATACAGGGATTCCGTATGCGTTCCTTCGCAACAACTGGTACTTTGAAAATGAGGCTTCCAGTATTCAAGGAGTTCTTGCAGGAGCGCCTTGGGTCACATCTGCAGGAGATGGAAAAGTTGGCTGGGCATTGCAGCAGGATTATGCTGACGCAGCTGCAGCTGTATTAGCAGGAGAAGGGCATGAAAACAAAATCTACGAACTGTCTGGACCGCTTCTTTCTCAAGCAGAAATTGCAAAAGAAGTAGGCAAAGTCCTGGGCAAGGAAGTGCAAGTGCAGCAAGTCGATGATCAAGCTTATGCTGAAATCATGAAGGAAGCAGGTGTTCCGGAGTTCCTTTTGCCAATGCTAGTTGATATTCAGAAAGGAATCCGAGAGGGTGCTTTGGAAGTAGCAAGCGATGATTTTGAAAAACTGCTTGGAAGACAAGTGACGCCACTTCGTAAAGGAATTGAACAGATAAAGGAACAAGCGTAA
- a CDS encoding DUF3231 family protein — MGILSGNPQDEPLHYGEVYGLWTFVLTGNKMIANHQMLLNHVGDDDLKKLIGEAIDGAQAEVKQVSEILKANGIALPPAAPEPPKVDLESIPVGARFIDPDVAATAAAAVAAGLVSCSTMMGQSIREDVGMMFGQFHTNKAMLGAKFLKLMKEKGWLIPPPLHQNKED, encoded by the coding sequence ATGGGAATTTTGAGCGGAAACCCGCAGGATGAGCCGTTGCATTATGGCGAAGTATACGGATTGTGGACATTTGTTTTAACTGGTAATAAGATGATTGCAAATCATCAGATGCTATTGAATCATGTTGGTGATGATGACTTAAAGAAATTGATCGGTGAAGCAATTGATGGGGCTCAAGCAGAGGTTAAGCAAGTATCAGAGATACTGAAAGCAAATGGTATTGCATTGCCACCTGCTGCTCCGGAACCACCGAAAGTGGACCTCGAATCCATCCCGGTCGGAGCGCGTTTTATTGATCCAGACGTAGCAGCTACGGCTGCTGCTGCTGTGGCTGCCGGCCTTGTCAGCTGCAGTACGATGATGGGTCAGTCTATCAGAGAAGACGTTGGCATGATGTTCGGACAGTTCCATACAAACAAAGCGATGTTAGGTGCCAAATTCCTGAAGCTTATGAAAGAAAAGGGCTGGCTTATTCCGCCTCCATTACATCAGAATAAAGAAGATTAA
- a CDS encoding FMN-dependent NADH-azoreductase, with protein MNVLVVKANNRPASEAISSKMYETFMQEIEGAENLSITTYDVFAEDTPYFGQELFDAFGKVQTGAELNDTEQRLLAAKQKAMDLLTAADVVVFAFPLWNLTIPAKLQTFIDYVYAAGFAFKYDAEGNMIQLMTDKKAIFLNARGGVYSTPEAATMDMSVNYMRNVFGGIFGMEIIEEVIIEGHNASPGEAASIVEGGLAQVKEAAARLKNLA; from the coding sequence ATGAACGTATTAGTTGTCAAAGCAAATAACCGCCCGGCTTCCGAGGCGATTTCTAGCAAGATGTATGAGACTTTCATGCAGGAAATAGAAGGTGCAGAAAACCTTTCTATCACTACTTATGATGTATTCGCAGAGGATACACCTTATTTCGGCCAAGAATTGTTTGATGCTTTCGGTAAAGTACAAACTGGTGCTGAACTAAATGATACAGAACAACGTCTATTGGCTGCAAAACAAAAAGCGATGGATCTTCTTACAGCAGCTGATGTAGTTGTATTCGCGTTCCCACTATGGAACTTGACTATTCCTGCTAAATTGCAAACATTCATCGACTATGTTTATGCTGCAGGATTTGCATTCAAATATGATGCAGAAGGCAACATGATCCAATTGATGACTGATAAAAAAGCAATCTTCCTAAATGCACGCGGCGGCGTATACTCTACACCAGAAGCTGCAACAATGGATATGTCTGTTAACTACATGCGTAATGTATTCGGCGGAATCTTCGGAATGGAAATCATCGAAGAAGTAATCATCGAAGGACATAATGCTTCCCCTGGCGAAGCTGCTTCTATCGTAGAAGGTGGTCTTGCACAAGTGAAAGAAGCAGCAGCACGTTTGAAAAACCTAGCATAA